From Brassica oleracea var. oleracea cultivar TO1000 chromosome C3, BOL, whole genome shotgun sequence, a single genomic window includes:
- the LOC106330303 gene encoding maternally expressed PAB C-terminal protein-like: MPPPPVAVYRSDDFLARTAFFLRFPVAALTEALENRTPSEQRTLIGETLYPLVELLQPLFAPKITGMLLELPRTQIFRCIESPEVLKEKVNEAIDVLVDWYPQQMKLNEHEAKEFRAAMLLSKL, translated from the exons ATGCCTCCTCCTCCTGTTGCTGTTTACAGATCGGATGATTTCTTAGCCCGTACTGCTTTTTTCCTGAGATTTCCTGTAGCTGCTTTGACTGAAGCACTTGAAAACCGAACTCCCAGTGAACAACGAACT TTGATTGGTGAGACGCTCTACCCTTTGGTGGAATTACTCCAGCCATTGTTTGCACCAAAAATCACAGGAATGCTTCTTGAACTACCCCGAACCCAAATCTTTCGGTGCATAGAATCACCAGAAGTCCTCAAAGAGAAGGTTAATGAGGCAATTGATGTTTTAGTGGACTGGTATCCCCAACAGATGAAGCTAAACGAGCATGAAGCTAAGGAGTTTCGAGCAGCCATGCTCTTATCTAAGCTTTGA